Genomic segment of Nocardioides conyzicola:
CCCGTCGGCGGAGGCTCGGGCAGGTCCTGGTAGGGAATCTCCCCGCGCCACTTGCGGCGCCTGCTGCGGCCGATGCCGTTGACCAGCACCCGGTAGACGTAGGCGTCCCGGTCGTCCGCGGCCGACACCCGGCCCCACGCGGCGTAGCACCGGATCAACGCCTCCTGCACCGCGTCCTCGGCATCCTGGTCACCGCAGCCGAACAGGATCGCCGCGCGCACCAGGCGCGCGTAGCGGGCATCCACGAATGCCCGGTAGTCGTCCTCGTCTGGCTTCACGATCGTCCTTCGTCAGGTGCTCTCCTACCCCTAACGAGCACCTGGGCCATCCTCCCGGTTCCCTCAGGACGTGCGAATCACCCCGTCGGCGGTGCCGGCGGGGTGGTTTCAGTGGGTATGTCGGGTGTGCGTGGTGTCCCAGGTGTAGGAGTACCCGTACGGGGTGGTCCAGGTGAACGTGGTCGGGCTGGTGCGGGTGACGGTCCAGCCGCCGTGGGTCTTGTAGCGGTGGTGACCCCGGCACAGGGGCGCGAGGTTGGGGGACTCGGTGTTGGTGCCGTCGAAGTTCTCGAGATGGTCCAGGTCGGCCGGCCGTGCTGGTCTCGTGCAGTGCGGGAACACGCAGGTCGCGTTGGTCAGCACCGCCTGCTCCCGCATCGCCTCGGTCGGTCGGTAGGCGTCCGTCGACAGGTGCTCGTTGAGGTCGATGACCGGACGGATCGTGACCCGGGTGTTGGTGCCGGCGCACCAGCCCTTCACCTGCTCCACGGACACCGACGACCGAGTGTTCTCGACACCGGCGACTCCTGCCTCGGAGAGGTGGACGTAGATCACCAGCTCCCGCTTGCGCTGAGGCCGCGGTTCATCCTGGGTGCCTAGGTCGAGGGTCAGCTCCCGGCGGGCGAGCGCTCCGGCGGCCATCGACCGGCGGACGTTGAGCGACTCGGTGGAGCCGAGGTCGGCGAGCTCTTTGGCGCCGGCGGCGATCGCGTCGTTGAAGTCGATCGCATCCGCCAGGTCGAGCTCCCCGTCGACGTGGACAGTGCCGTTGAAGGACACCTGGTCCAGGTCCACATCCAGGCACCTCTCGTCGGCGGCCTCCCGGCGCCGCTTCTCCGCCAGCTGGGGGTCGAACCGGCGGATCGCGTCCTCGACGGCCCGGTCGATCTGCGCGAACGAGCACCGCCCGATGTGATGCGCGAGGTGGGCGTCCACGTAGCCGGCACCCGCCCGACAGAGCGGCTTGGTGGCCTGGGCGATCTTGCGGGCCTTCCACACCTGCACCCGACCCGACGTGACGGCGGCCCAGATCTTCGGGAGGCGGTAGCGGATCTCGACCGCGTCACCGAGGTACGTCCTGCCAGCGTCGGTCGACATCCCCAACGCGAGGGCGAGGTCACCGACGCAGAACTCCGCCACCAACGGTGCCCCCGGTCCGGCGAC
This window contains:
- a CDS encoding SigE family RNA polymerase sigma factor, with the protein product MKPDEDDYRAFVDARYARLVRAAILFGCGDQDAEDAVQEALIRCYAAWGRVSAADDRDAYVYRVLVNGIGRSRRRKWRGEIPYQDLPEPPPTGDPATEVSLSHSIRSSLGRLGHEQRQVLVLRYFADLTEAQIASVLGIAPGTVKSRASRAIAALSEDTSLRDLITRAHEEK
- a CDS encoding HNH endonuclease signature motif containing protein, whose protein sequence is MSEGQDTTRSGESYDSPDQVLAALHDRHLVGNQVEIDKLELAVAWAVMNPTDTLDDAATVDGTQGELAVAGPGAPLVAEFCVGDLALALGMSTDAGRTYLGDAVEIRYRLPKIWAAVTSGRVQVWKARKIAQATKPLCRAGAGYVDAHLAHHIGRCSFAQIDRAVEDAIRRFDPQLAEKRRREAADERCLDVDLDQVSFNGTVHVDGELDLADAIDFNDAIAAGAKELADLGSTESLNVRRSMAAGALARRELTLDLGTQDEPRPQRKRELVIYVHLSEAGVAGVENTRSSVSVEQVKGWCAGTNTRVTIRPVIDLNEHLSTDAYRPTEAMREQAVLTNATCVFPHCTRPARPADLDHLENFDGTNTESPNLAPLCRGHHRYKTHGGWTVTRTSPTTFTWTTPYGYSYTWDTTHTRHTH